The nucleotide window GGTATTCGAGAGAATGCCTCCAGGTTCACACTGTACAATTACCTTTACATGAAAAGAGTTATGATATGCAGGGTGTTCATTTACCACTGCTGAGGTGGCATATAATAATATCTAATAAATTAAATGGAAAATTCCCATTCCGCTCTAAGGAgagaacatttacatttatttcttgTTGATCTCAAAATCATTGTCTCATCCCGAATTAGTGAAAAGTACCCGTTGAAATATCCTGCTGTCTAAGATCAACTACTTTGAAAGCTAGTTTTATAAGCAACAATGCCATTCCGTTTACTATGAAATAAGACATCAGTGTTTCAAGTGGTCACATTTGAGTAGCAGACAACGGGTATGGTTGACTAAAGtggtgaaaacaaaaaatacactttaGATATTTTTGTCTACATATTTTGTAGTTGATTAAATGCTTCAGTTTGAGTCAGGGTtatgaaaactgaaaacaattAGTTCATGTTGAAATGTATAAGATACGGAGCATTAATGGCATTGAACAGCTACTTTCTTTGTAAAGATATCAGTGGAATAATGCATACCTGAGCTGAGAAAGTAGTTATTTGGCCTCCACATGTGCTTTACTCTCCGCTACTCGCTGCTTTCTCGACATATAGCCACGCCCGTGTGCTTCATATGAATGTGAGCGTGCACTACTGGTTCGCTCACGGCGGCGGCTCACACAGCAGTTACAGCTGAGGACGTTTTCCCCACCGCTAGCGTTGTGATGAAAGCAAAGCACCTTATCTGCGGTTCCATGCAGTTTGTAGTGTTAGCATCACTATTGTCATGTTGGGAGCCACGAGAGACAATCGAAAAGGTCCCTATCTCTTAAAATGTACCTTtaacaaaaagagaaatcagTAATATGAAATAACACGTTACAAAGCAGTTGAATCCCAATAGTGAAATCAAAACAACGACACAATGGCATCTTTTTTTACCAGGCATAAATAACATCTTTGAGGGTTTTAATGGGTATCTTAACATTACGATATTAAAAGTTAGATTACAATCTTACAATTACAAATAATTACAATCCAGTGTCACGGTTTATCAACTCGATTAGACATTCCATTATACTACAGTGTGGCCTACTACCTCTCACTTTATTAACACAACTGTACAACAGTCGTGGTATGTTCTTTGGGACATTTTTACCACGTTTATTCTTAAACTCCTTTCGGAGGGAGAGGCGGACGAGGCGGAGGTGATTCAATCAGATGGAGGTGTAGTGTCTCCCAAAGCTGGTGAGTCTAATCTTCTCCGGCAGGATGACGTTCACCGAGTGGCCCTGCTCCTCCTGGCTCGCGCTGCCGGCGTCTCTCAGCAGGTGCTCCCTTTGCTGACGGACGAGCTGGCTGTACTTGGCGTTAGCCAGCCACGTCTCACAGCGGCCAAAGAACACGATGCCCATAGTGCCCAGGATAACCATGCAGGTGAGCAAGGCCAGCATGCCGAAGCAGATGAGCTGGCCGTGGGTGTCGAGGACGCCCGGGGAGTGGACCGTCTCCTTCAGGGTGATCTTGAGCAGGTCTCTCTCGGGCGGTCTGAGAAGCTTGTGGAAGGTGTGAGCGGGGAGGGAGTAGTGCTGAGGAGTCAGCGCGAACACCCTGTGGTCCACGGGCTTGGCGCCGGCCGGCTTGGGCCTGGCCTTCGGTCTGTGCTGCAGGGAGCAGGTGGGGCCCGTGAACCACTTCTGGCAAATGCACCGGAAGGTTCCGTCGGGCTGGCCGACACACATCCCCCCGTTGGCACAGGGCCTGCCGGCGCACGGCGAGTGGCTGGTGTCGTTACAGGTGAAACCGGCGAAGCCGATCGGACAGACGCACGTGAAACCCAGGCCGCGGCCGGTGCAGTTGCCGCCGTTGAGGCAGGGGTTCGGCTGGCAGCTGTCAACGCTGATCTCACAGAATTCTCCAGACGATCCGGGGGGACATAAACAGGAAGAGTAACCTGCCGAGCCATCGTCAAACGCGCATGTGCCCCCGTTCTGACAAGGAGAGCTGGAGGACAGAGGGAACCAGTGTAAACATGAGGCAGGGCAAATAATGTTGTAACACAGTTTCACTGCAGGATATTTCAGCCTGTGTTGATAGAGTACCCATCAAAACCTATTTGATAGAATTTTATAAATCAGATTTTAACGGCAGGCTTTCTAGTCCTAAATTGACATTTTTGGGGGTTCCTCTGCCTTGTGGTCATTTGATTTTGtaaatgaattgaaattgacCTGCTTATGTGACCTCTTTTATGCAGACCATGCGGCATTTTTGACACCCGATCAAAGCAGAACGATTTTCTTGTCTCGCCCAGCTGGCAGTGAGAGTCATTTAAAATGGTATTATTTGATCTGCACAAACAGTGTTGATATGCTTATGACGTGTGGATGCAAGCGAGATAgaactttttgttttacatgtcACAATTGTCTAACAATAcaatagtgtatatatatatagttcatTGCATTGATATAAACCTGTATGTGTTTAATAATATTAGCATTTCTGCAACTTTTAAGAGGTTTCAATTAACATAAGTGCAgcttgttttaatttatttatgatTGGGGCAATATTTTCTGGATTAATTGATTACTTTTATTGTTCTAGaacttttttgaaaaatgcGCCAAAAAACAATATGACATTTTGACTAAAAAAAGGCCCCAGAAATATTAGGTTCATCAAGAGAAAATTGGTTTGCTCCATtaattacaaaatataaattcattgattCTATCAATTGCCAGCAATATGTAAAAGGAGTCTGCAATACAGTTGATGCACCCTCATGTGCAGCATATCTGATAAATTCTGCCATGCTCCACAAATTTATGTTGATGAAAGTACACTAATAACAACCCGTGGTTAAAAGCAATACATATCTTTTAATAGTAGCCTCTGTAATAACACAACAGGTACATAAGATTGTGACTGCGTGAGTCGAATGAATAATAGCTACTTAGATATCTCTGGGGGTTCAAAGAGGAGATGATTAATGGAACATTATAGGTATTTAATGGAGATGAATTCCCCTGGAATGCAATAAATCTCCAATTATCACATTCACATTTGAAAAGTAGTATGAGACACATCTTtgatgggagggagagagttTTCCGTGCAGCGACACTAAGCTACGGTGGACTTTTAGACTATTGACTTCCAGATGAGTAATTTAAATCGATTACAAAGCGGCCTCACAGAGCGCAAACATGGTGGGGCTCATTGTCTGTATGGGCCGTGTAAGCTGGAGAATCTTTCATGTGAATCTCACGGACAGGAGCAGAACGGATCGAGCCCGCCTGCAAAGCAAGCAATTTCTGGAGCTCAAAGGAGTGAGTCACTCATATTGTTATAGAGGCTTTTCCTTGAAGGAACAATAAGACGTAGGGCTATTTTTTAAAACCATGACGTTTTAGCGCACTGTACAAATGATGTACCAGTTCACAACTCATGTGTGTGCCAATTCTGCTGTTCTTTGGAAATACTTAAAAGGGTGCTACCCATAAAGGGGAGTTTTTCAGGGAGAAACAATGCTTTAACGCCACGCAATGTACCTAATAGTCAATATTGAAAACATGTGAAGCTACCTGGTTGCAGTATACAGCCTCTTGACACAAATAAACTCCTTGGTACCACTGTGCACACTCTGCAGTGTCTTCTTACAGTAACTGATTCAGTTCCTGTTATAAATGTATTAGCAGCAACGGAATGAAAATAGTCATGCAGCGAGTGACCAAATATATCCTTAAACAATGGGCCTTggagcagtgcattgtgggatacTGACACATACGAAGGCAGTATTTCTGGTCACATAGAGAAACTTTTGAAATGCGAAAGCCTTGTTGAGTGTATATAAACCGTATCACTCATTCCGATACTGTAGAGGAAGCTACGGAAGGACTCGCTGTCTGGGACAGCGGTTTGCGTTGTTATATAAGCACATTCACAACACTGCACGCAAGTATTTTGCATTTGCTGCCCTAAACACGGCTAACAGAGAGCGAATGTTCTGAAACGTCTGAGTTCAGTTTGTGCCTAAAGTGAGGAGCTAAATACTAAATACCGGagccactttgtgaggagagcCGACAGACACTGCAGTATGAAAATTGAAAAATTCAGATGACGCTGTAAGGCATTGAAGTATTCCtagactaaaataaaaaaaataagcttGTACCTGTTTGTGAGACACAGTTCTCTCTTCCGTATGCAATCTTCCCCGGCGTAGCCGTGGGGACAGATGCACAGGTATCTGCCCTCCCCCGTCTCTATGCAGGTGGCATTGCCAGCACAAGGCCTGGATGAGCAACGTCGAGTATCTGTTGTTTCAAAAAGACAGAACAAGCATGCTGTTTTTAGATATTGCGTTATCTCTCTCACTTTCTGTGTCTCCGCCTGCTTTCTCCCGTCCTCGCTGTTCCCACTTACAGAACTCCCAACTGCAGCGTCTTGTCACCGAGGACAAAAGTGAGAACACGGCCGACAACGCTCCCTTAGACAAGCAGCTCGTATGCTCAAACAGAATAAGAGATTAACTGTGTGCGCTTAAGCCAAAGAAGAAA belongs to Gasterosteus aculeatus chromosome 15, fGasAcu3.hap1.1, whole genome shotgun sequence and includes:
- the dlk1 gene encoding protein delta homolog 1 isoform X1 encodes the protein MFSTQAALWGGHAGARAPYRIRWEERVAAGRRARDAPVLLKPPGPTSRTPPSTCRLTSHSATARIYKVKSVQHDRSHLEAVPRCDIGGKRRILRDITMHLTAVVVILVATGIAKGWECSAGCNTINGFCEKPGKCRCKPGWQGFNCEQCVRFPGCLHGACEKAWQCVCEDGWAGSLCDQDTRRCSSRPCAGNATCIETGEGRYLCICPHGYAGEDCIRKRELCLTNSSPCQNGGTCAFDDGSAGYSSCLCPPGSSGEFCEISVDSCQPNPCLNGGNCTGRGLGFTCVCPIGFAGFTCNDTSHSPCAGRPCANGGMCVGQPDGTFRCICQKWFTGPTCSLQHRPKARPKPAGAKPVDHRVFALTPQHYSLPAHTFHKLLRPPERDLLKITLKETVHSPGVLDTHGQLICFGMLALLTCMVILGTMGIVFFGRCETWLANAKYSQLVRQQREHLLRDAGSASQEEQGHSVNVILPEKIRLTSFGRHYTSI
- the dlk1 gene encoding protein delta homolog 1 isoform X2, translated to MHLTAVVVILVATGIAKGWECSAGCNTINGFCEKPGKCRCKPGWQGFNCEQCVRFPGCLHGACEKAWQCVCEDGWAGSLCDQDTRRCSSRPCAGNATCIETGEGRYLCICPHGYAGEDCIRKRELCLTNSSPCQNGGTCAFDDGSAGYSSCLCPPGSSGEFCEISVDSCQPNPCLNGGNCTGRGLGFTCVCPIGFAGFTCNDTSHSPCAGRPCANGGMCVGQPDGTFRCICQKWFTGPTCSLQHRPKARPKPAGAKPVDHRVFALTPQHYSLPAHTFHKLLRPPERDLLKITLKETVHSPGVLDTHGQLICFGMLALLTCMVILGTMGIVFFGRCETWLANAKYSQLVRQQREHLLRDAGSASQEEQGHSVNVILPEKIRLTSFGRHYTSI